The following coding sequences are from one Ancylobacter sp. TS-1 window:
- the thrS gene encoding threonine--tRNA ligase produces the protein MSENLVSQNVADGPATVNLTFPDGAVRAFASGTTGAEVAASIAKSLAKKSLAMKLDGELSDLSDPITADARFELVTRESPEALELIRHDAAHVLAEAVQELWPGTQVTIGPVIENGFYYDFFRNEPFTPDDFTAIEKKMREIIARDAPFTKEVWDRDATKRVFAEKGEAFKVELVDAIPADQKIKIYRQGEWFDLCRGPHMPSVGKVGDAFKLMKVAGAYWRGDSNNQMLTRIYGTAWRTREELDAYILQLEEAEKRDHRRLGREMDLFHFQEEGPGVVFWHPKGWNLFQNLVSYMRRRLAADYAEVNAPQVLDKSLWETSGHWGWYKDNMFKVQPAGDTEDNDRVYALKPMNCPGHVQIFKHGLKSYRDLPMRLAEFGNVHRYEPSGALHGLMRVRGFTQDDAHIFCTEEQMAAECLKINELILSTYADFGFDEIVVKLSTRPDKRVGSDAVWDHAEDVMGRVLTQIEAESGGKIKTGILPGEGAFYGPKFEYTLRDAIGREWQCGTTQVDFNLPERFGAFYVDADGQKKTPVMIHRAICGSMERFTGILIEHHAGHFPLWLAPVQAVVATITSEGDDYAQEIVALAKKRGLRVELDIRNEKINYKVREHSLAKVPALIVVGRKEAAERTVSIRRLGSPNQTALTLDEALASLVAEASPPDTLRD, from the coding sequence ATGTCCGAAAATCTCGTGAGTCAGAACGTTGCCGACGGGCCGGCAACTGTGAACCTCACCTTCCCCGACGGTGCCGTCCGAGCCTTCGCCTCCGGCACCACGGGCGCCGAGGTCGCCGCCTCCATCGCCAAGTCGCTGGCCAAGAAGTCGCTGGCGATGAAGCTCGACGGCGAGCTGAGCGACCTTTCCGATCCCATCACCGCCGATGCCCGCTTCGAGCTCGTCACCCGCGAGAGCCCGGAGGCGCTCGAACTCATCCGCCACGACGCCGCCCATGTGCTGGCCGAGGCGGTGCAGGAACTGTGGCCCGGCACGCAGGTGACGATCGGCCCGGTGATCGAGAACGGCTTCTACTACGACTTCTTCCGCAACGAGCCGTTCACCCCGGACGATTTCACCGCCATCGAGAAGAAGATGCGCGAGATCATCGCCCGCGACGCGCCCTTCACCAAGGAGGTCTGGGACCGCGACGCCACCAAGCGCGTCTTCGCCGAGAAGGGCGAGGCGTTCAAGGTCGAGCTGGTGGACGCGATCCCCGCCGACCAGAAGATCAAGATCTACAGGCAGGGCGAGTGGTTCGACCTCTGCCGCGGCCCGCACATGCCCTCCGTCGGCAAGGTGGGCGATGCCTTCAAGCTGATGAAGGTGGCCGGCGCCTATTGGCGCGGCGACAGCAACAACCAGATGCTGACCCGCATCTACGGCACGGCCTGGCGCACCCGCGAGGAACTCGACGCCTACATCCTCCAGCTGGAGGAGGCCGAGAAGCGCGACCACCGCCGGCTCGGCCGCGAGATGGACCTGTTCCACTTCCAGGAGGAGGGGCCGGGCGTCGTGTTCTGGCACCCGAAGGGCTGGAACCTGTTCCAGAACCTCGTTTCCTACATGCGCCGGCGCCTGGCGGCGGACTATGCCGAGGTCAACGCGCCGCAGGTGCTCGACAAGTCGCTGTGGGAGACCTCCGGTCACTGGGGCTGGTACAAGGACAACATGTTCAAGGTGCAGCCGGCCGGCGACACCGAGGACAATGACCGCGTGTACGCGCTCAAGCCGATGAACTGCCCCGGCCATGTGCAGATCTTCAAGCACGGGCTGAAGAGCTACCGCGACCTGCCCATGCGCCTCGCCGAATTCGGCAATGTGCACCGCTACGAGCCTTCCGGCGCGCTGCACGGGCTGATGCGCGTGCGCGGCTTCACCCAGGACGACGCCCATATCTTTTGCACCGAGGAGCAGATGGCGGCCGAGTGCCTGAAGATCAACGAGCTGATCCTCTCGACCTATGCCGATTTCGGCTTCGACGAGATCGTGGTGAAGCTCTCCACCCGGCCCGACAAGCGCGTCGGCTCGGACGCGGTTTGGGACCACGCCGAGGACGTGATGGGCCGGGTGCTGACCCAGATCGAGGCGGAGTCCGGCGGCAAGATCAAGACCGGCATCCTGCCGGGCGAGGGCGCGTTCTACGGGCCGAAGTTCGAGTACACGCTGCGCGACGCCATCGGGCGCGAATGGCAGTGCGGCACCACGCAGGTCGACTTCAACCTGCCGGAACGCTTCGGCGCCTTCTATGTCGACGCGGACGGGCAGAAGAAGACGCCGGTCATGATCCACCGCGCCATCTGCGGCTCGATGGAGCGTTTCACCGGCATCCTCATCGAGCACCATGCCGGCCATTTCCCGCTCTGGCTGGCGCCGGTGCAGGCGGTGGTGGCGACGATCACCTCGGAGGGCGACGACTACGCGCAGGAGATCGTCGCGCTGGCGAAGAAGCGCGGCCTGCGGGTCGAGCTGGATATTCGCAACGAGAAGATCAACTACAAGGTGCGCGAGCACTCGCTGGCCAAGGTGCCGGCGCTGATCGTCGTCGGCCGCAAAGAAGCCGCCGAGCGCACCGTCTCAATCCGCCGGCTCGGCTCGCCCAACCAGACCGCGCTGACGCTCGACGAGGCGCTCGCCTCGCTGGTGGCGGAAGCGAGCCCGCCGGATACGCTGCGGGACTGA
- the yidD gene encoding membrane protein insertion efficiency factor YidD — MSAPRPSTSVAALAARLPRLLLRAPILVYRYTFSAFMGRQCRYLPTCSEFAEEAIERHGAWAGGWMAAGRVCRCNPWGGSGYEAVPVELPPKAAWYMPWRYARAPKPEGARDD, encoded by the coding sequence ATGAGCGCGCCGCGTCCGTCGACGAGCGTGGCGGCGCTGGCCGCGCGCCTGCCGCGCCTGCTGCTGCGGGCGCCGATTCTCGTCTATCGCTACACCTTCTCGGCCTTCATGGGCCGGCAGTGCCGCTATCTCCCCACCTGTTCGGAATTCGCCGAGGAAGCGATCGAACGGCACGGTGCCTGGGCGGGGGGCTGGATGGCGGCGGGGCGCGTGTGCCGCTGCAATCCCTGGGGCGGCTCCGGCTACGAGGCGGTGCCGGTCGAATTGCCGCCAAAAGCGGCGTGGTATATGCCGTGGCGCTACGCGCGGGCCCCGAAACCGGAGGGCGCGCGCGACGATTGA
- a CDS encoding iron-sulfur cluster assembly scaffold protein, whose translation MLNEIYNRRILELAAEIPRLGRLEAPDASATAHSKLCGSTVTVDLVLRDGVVADFAHEVRACALGQASSSVMGGLVVGSTEAELREVREAMRRMLKENGPPPGGRWAELAVLEPVRDYKARHASTLLTFDAVVDALDQIAARAAQAAE comes from the coding sequence ATGCTGAACGAAATCTACAATCGGCGCATACTTGAACTGGCTGCCGAGATACCACGTCTGGGCCGGCTTGAGGCGCCCGACGCCTCGGCAACGGCGCACTCCAAGCTTTGCGGTTCCACCGTCACGGTCGATCTCGTGCTGCGCGACGGCGTGGTGGCCGATTTCGCCCATGAGGTGCGCGCCTGCGCGCTGGGGCAGGCCTCCTCCTCGGTGATGGGCGGCCTCGTCGTCGGTTCGACCGAGGCGGAACTGCGCGAGGTGCGCGAGGCGATGCGGCGCATGCTGAAAGAGAACGGCCCGCCGCCAGGTGGCCGCTGGGCGGAACTCGCCGTGCTGGAGCCGGTGCGCGACTACAAGGCGCGCCACGCCTCGACGCTGCTGACCTTCGACGCGGTGGTCGACGCGCTCGACCAGATCGCCGCGCGCGCCGCGCAGGCGGCAGAGTAG
- the folE gene encoding GTP cyclohydrolase I FolE codes for MDAVLKSLMRSAQNEIEASAARRPSREDAEAAVRTLIAWAGDDPAREGLLDTPKRVVRAYEEFYSGYRADPEAILDRTFGEIGNFDDMVMVRDIEFHSHCEHHMVPFVGKAHIAYFPVERVVGLSKIARIVDIFARRLQTQEHLTSQIITAMDEILKPRGVAVLIEAEHMCMAMRGVRKQGASTVTSQFTGVFRDDPQEQVRFMSLLRGMRP; via the coding sequence ATGGATGCAGTGCTCAAGTCGCTCATGCGTAGTGCCCAGAACGAGATCGAAGCCTCCGCCGCGCGCCGCCCCTCCCGCGAGGATGCGGAAGCGGCCGTTCGCACGCTGATCGCGTGGGCCGGCGACGACCCCGCCCGCGAGGGCCTGCTGGACACCCCCAAGCGCGTCGTGCGCGCCTATGAGGAATTCTACAGCGGCTACCGCGCCGATCCGGAAGCCATTCTCGACCGCACCTTCGGCGAGATCGGCAATTTCGACGATATGGTGATGGTGCGCGACATCGAGTTCCACTCGCACTGCGAGCACCACATGGTGCCGTTCGTCGGCAAGGCGCACATCGCCTATTTCCCGGTCGAGCGCGTGGTCGGCCTGTCCAAGATCGCCCGCATCGTCGACATTTTCGCGCGCCGCCTGCAGACGCAGGAGCACCTCACCTCGCAGATCATCACGGCGATGGACGAGATTCTCAAGCCGCGCGGCGTCGCGGTGCTGATCGAGGCCGAGCACATGTGCATGGCGATGCGCGGCGTGCGCAAGCAGGGCGCTTCCACCGTCACCTCCCAGTTCACCGGCGTGTTCCGCGACGATCCGCAGGAGCAGGTTCGCTTCATGAGCCTGCTGCGCGGCATGCGTCCGTGA
- the hisI gene encoding phosphoribosyl-AMP cyclohydrolase: MTDAPFSARGSKAEIEEGDRLSPKFDADGFVTAVTVDADDGTVLMVAHMDRQALALTIETGIAHYFSRSRGRLWKKGEESGHLQTLVELRVDCDQDAVVLRVRMAELGPGIPGASCHTGHRSCFFRTVPLGSPPSPELTLSVNDGGKLFDPAAVYAAPKKTDTPRF; the protein is encoded by the coding sequence GTGACCGACGCTCCCTTTTCCGCGCGCGGCAGCAAGGCCGAGATCGAGGAAGGCGACCGCCTCTCCCCGAAATTCGACGCCGACGGCTTCGTCACCGCCGTCACCGTCGATGCCGATGACGGCACGGTGCTGATGGTCGCGCATATGGACCGGCAGGCGCTGGCGCTGACCATCGAGACCGGCATCGCCCACTATTTCAGCCGCTCGCGCGGGCGGCTGTGGAAGAAGGGCGAGGAAAGCGGCCATCTCCAGACGCTGGTCGAGCTGCGCGTCGACTGCGATCAGGACGCCGTGGTGCTGCGCGTGCGGATGGCGGAGCTTGGGCCGGGAATTCCGGGCGCCTCGTGCCACACCGGGCACCGCTCCTGCTTCTTCCGCACCGTACCGCTCGGCAGCCCGCCCTCGCCCGAGCTGACGCTTTCGGTCAATGATGGCGGCAAGCTGTTCGACCCGGCGGCGGTCTACGCGGCGCCGAAGAAGACCGACACGCCCCGCTTCTGA
- a CDS encoding CBS domain-containing protein, with amino-acid sequence MTVRKILEEKGFDVQTIGPQETLRAATELLADKRIGAIVVTDAERRVVGILSERDVVRVIGLDGPGRLDDPIASVMTSKVVTCDGNETVHQIMEHMTAGRFRHLPVVQDGRLVGIISIGDVVKHRLAEMENESHAMREYIMSA; translated from the coding sequence ATGACGGTTCGTAAGATTTTGGAAGAGAAGGGTTTCGACGTTCAGACGATCGGACCCCAGGAGACGCTGCGCGCGGCGACCGAACTGCTCGCCGACAAGCGAATCGGTGCCATCGTCGTCACCGACGCCGAGCGCCGCGTGGTCGGCATACTGTCGGAGCGCGACGTGGTGCGGGTGATCGGGCTCGACGGGCCCGGACGGCTCGACGATCCGATCGCTTCGGTCATGACCTCGAAGGTCGTGACCTGCGACGGCAACGAGACCGTGCACCAGATCATGGAGCACATGACGGCGGGCCGCTTCCGCCACCTGCCGGTGGTGCAGGACGGGCGCCTCGTCGGCATCATCTCCATTGGCGATGTGGTCAAGCACCGCCTTGCCGAGATGGAGAACGAGAGCCACGCCATGCGCGAATACATCATGTCCGCGTGA
- a CDS encoding rhomboid family intramembrane serine protease gives MLEPPRLAAQRREPILNVPPVITVLAAVMLVIQLVRDWVDPDTGVEILALFAFIPARFDPSVLAEGVLPGGTAADIWTFVTYAFLHGGWSHVGLNLLWMLAFGTPVARRFGVLRFLAFFAATAAAGAGLHLLTHEGELVPMIGASAAVSGCMAAALRFMFAHEGYGVWRPDMAEQAAHFPAPPLFQVLRDRRVIGFVAVWFIINIAFGIGAPAGIVDGSVAWQAHIGGFVFGLLLFPLFDPVGRQPGDDPRLRRYGR, from the coding sequence GTGCTCGAACCGCCCCGCCTTGCCGCTCAAAGACGCGAACCCATACTGAACGTCCCGCCGGTGATCACCGTGCTGGCGGCGGTGATGCTGGTCATCCAGCTGGTGCGCGACTGGGTCGACCCGGATACCGGCGTCGAGATACTGGCGCTGTTCGCTTTCATTCCCGCGCGCTTCGACCCTTCCGTGCTCGCGGAGGGGGTGCTGCCGGGCGGCACGGCGGCCGACATCTGGACCTTCGTGACCTACGCCTTCCTGCATGGCGGCTGGTCGCATGTCGGCCTGAACCTTTTGTGGATGCTGGCCTTCGGCACGCCGGTGGCGCGCCGCTTCGGGGTGCTGCGGTTTCTTGCCTTCTTCGCCGCCACGGCGGCGGCCGGGGCCGGCCTGCACCTTCTCACCCATGAGGGCGAGCTGGTGCCGATGATCGGCGCCTCGGCGGCGGTGTCGGGCTGCATGGCGGCGGCGCTGCGCTTCATGTTCGCGCATGAAGGCTATGGCGTGTGGCGGCCGGACATGGCCGAGCAGGCCGCGCATTTTCCCGCCCCGCCGCTGTTCCAGGTTCTGCGCGATCGGCGGGTGATCGGCTTCGTCGCCGTGTGGTTCATCATCAACATCGCCTTCGGCATCGGCGCGCCGGCGGGGATCGTCGACGGCAGCGTCGCCTGGCAGGCGCATATTGGCGGCTTCGTCTTCGGGCTGCTGCTGTTCCCGCTGTTCGACCCGGTCGGGCGCCAGCCGGGCGACGATCCGCGCCTGCGCCGCTACGGACGCTGA
- a CDS encoding transglutaminase-like cysteine peptidase, with amino-acid sequence MKKRLERALLATGAAVLGTVFAVTLATTLPGASAEAKERVAMFSNFAANMAVGVNTTVPLGYARFCAENPAECGAPRGHGGMVALTEATYAQLRQVNEDANRRIQPMTDIDHYGEIERWTFPADGYGDCEDYVLAKRRTLIDLGWPADTLLVTVVRDHKGDGHAVLTVVTDRGDLVLDNQEEAIVLWHETGYRFVKRQSQENVDGWVSLGDVLAPYSVGRN; translated from the coding sequence ATGAAAAAGAGGCTCGAACGGGCCCTCCTCGCGACTGGGGCGGCAGTACTGGGCACGGTCTTCGCAGTGACACTGGCGACGACCCTGCCGGGCGCGTCGGCCGAGGCGAAGGAACGGGTGGCGATGTTCTCGAACTTCGCCGCCAATATGGCGGTCGGGGTCAACACCACCGTGCCGCTCGGCTATGCGCGCTTCTGTGCCGAGAACCCGGCCGAATGCGGCGCGCCGCGCGGGCATGGCGGCATGGTCGCCCTCACCGAGGCGACCTATGCGCAGCTTCGCCAGGTCAATGAGGACGCGAACCGGCGCATCCAGCCGATGACCGACATCGATCATTACGGCGAGATCGAGCGCTGGACCTTTCCGGCCGACGGCTATGGCGACTGCGAGGATTACGTGCTGGCCAAGCGCCGCACGCTGATCGACCTCGGCTGGCCGGCGGACACGCTGCTTGTGACCGTGGTGCGCGACCACAAGGGCGACGGCCACGCCGTGCTCACCGTCGTCACCGACCGTGGCGATCTGGTGCTCGACAATCAGGAGGAAGCCATCGTGCTCTGGCACGAGACCGGCTACCGCTTCGTCAAGCGCCAGTCGCAGGAGAATGTGGACGGCTGGGTGTCGCTCGGCGACGTGCTGGCGCCCTACTCGGTCGGCCGGAACTGA
- a CDS encoding gamma carbonic anhydrase family protein has protein sequence MAIYALDGVAPELPALGRYWIAPNAEVIGNVALGDEASVWFGTVIRGDNERITLGARVNIQELCVLHTDPTFPMTIGEDCTIGHKAMLHGCTIGANSLIGMGATILNGAKIGRNCLVGAGALVTEGKEYPDNSLIVGAPAKVIRTLDEAWEQRIHGTAAHYVRNWRRFAEGLKRID, from the coding sequence ATGGCGATCTACGCTCTCGACGGGGTGGCGCCGGAACTGCCGGCGCTCGGCCGCTACTGGATCGCGCCGAATGCCGAGGTGATCGGCAATGTCGCGCTCGGCGACGAGGCGAGCGTGTGGTTCGGCACGGTGATCCGTGGCGACAATGAGCGCATCACGCTCGGCGCGCGCGTCAATATCCAGGAACTGTGCGTCCTGCACACCGACCCCACCTTTCCGATGACCATCGGCGAGGACTGCACCATCGGCCACAAGGCGATGCTGCACGGCTGCACCATCGGCGCCAACAGCCTGATCGGCATGGGCGCGACAATCCTCAACGGCGCCAAGATCGGCCGCAACTGCCTCGTCGGCGCCGGCGCCCTCGTCACCGAGGGCAAGGAATATCCCGACAACTCGCTCATCGTCGGCGCGCCCGCGAAGGTGATCCGCACGCTGGACGAGGCGTGGGAGCAGCGCATCCACGGCACCGCCGCGCATTATGTGCGCAACTGGCGGCGCTTCGCCGAGGGGCTCAAGCGCATCGACTGA
- a CDS encoding DUF3126 family protein: MEKKDLERVQTYMRRLFTNTQIRVVARPKKKDSAEVYLGEEFIGVLFEDKEDGDLSYNFQMAILDTDLED, encoded by the coding sequence TTGGAAAAGAAGGATCTCGAACGCGTCCAGACCTACATGCGGCGCCTGTTCACCAACACGCAGATCCGGGTCGTGGCGCGTCCGAAGAAGAAGGACTCGGCCGAGGTCTATCTGGGCGAGGAGTTCATCGGCGTCCTGTTCGAGGACAAGGAAGACGGCGACCTCTCCTACAATTTCCAGATGGCGATCCTCGATACCGACCTCGAGGACTGA
- the cysE gene encoding serine O-acetyltransferase, with product MAQNTLQRVESARPLDKVDPVWSRIRGEAEAIVAKEPALASFIFSTVLYHASLEEAVGHRVSQRLDHVDMPSHLIRQAFREAVAEDPELGLAIRADVLAVCDRDPATERAVEPLLYYKGFHAIQTHRLAHWLLKSGRKDFALYLQSRASVVFQVDINPAARFGRGIFFDHATGIVVGETAVIEDNVSILQGVTLGGTGKEHGDRHPKIRSGVLLGAGAKVLGNIEVGRCARVAAGSVVLKPVPPATTVAGVPAKVIGLAGCSEPSRSMDQMFDDLPFLGEAI from the coding sequence ATGGCGCAGAATACGCTTCAGCGTGTCGAGTCGGCGCGCCCGCTCGACAAGGTCGATCCCGTCTGGTCCCGCATCCGTGGCGAAGCAGAGGCCATCGTGGCCAAGGAGCCGGCGCTGGCCAGCTTCATCTTCTCCACCGTGCTGTACCATGCCTCGCTTGAAGAGGCGGTCGGGCACCGTGTCTCCCAGCGGCTCGACCATGTCGACATGCCGAGCCATCTCATCCGGCAGGCCTTCCGCGAGGCGGTGGCCGAGGATCCCGAACTCGGCCTCGCCATCCGCGCCGACGTGCTCGCCGTGTGCGACCGCGACCCGGCGACCGAGCGGGCGGTGGAGCCGCTGCTCTACTACAAGGGCTTCCACGCCATCCAGACGCACCGCCTCGCCCACTGGCTGCTGAAGAGCGGGCGCAAGGATTTCGCGCTCTATCTCCAGAGCCGCGCCTCCGTCGTGTTTCAGGTCGACATCAACCCGGCCGCCCGCTTCGGCCGCGGCATCTTCTTCGACCACGCCACCGGCATCGTCGTCGGCGAGACGGCGGTGATCGAGGACAATGTGTCGATCCTGCAGGGCGTCACGCTCGGCGGCACCGGCAAGGAGCATGGCGACCGCCACCCGAAGATCCGCAGCGGCGTGCTGCTCGGTGCCGGCGCCAAGGTGCTCGGCAATATCGAGGTGGGCCGCTGTGCCCGCGTGGCGGCCGGCTCGGTGGTGCTCAAGCCCGTGCCGCCCGCCACCACGGTGGCCGGTGTGCCGGCCAAGGTGATCGGTCTCGCCGGCTGCTCCGAGCCGTCGCGCAGCATGGACCAGATGTTCGACGACCTTCCCTTCCTCGGCGAGGCCATCTGA
- a CDS encoding alpha/beta fold hydrolase: protein MPTFSHDGIEFAYLDEGEGEPIVLVHGFGSTKEINWVGPGWVSTLTRAGRRVIALDNRGHGASAKLYQPELYDPWLMARDVIGLIDHLGLSRVDLMGYSMGGRVSTCAALLAPGRVRNLILGGIGIHLVEGAGLPITIADALRAPSLDDVSDPMGRMFRAFADQTKSDREALAACIVGSRRTLSREEVARIAVPTLIAVGTRDPIAGPARPLAELIPGARVLDIPDRDHMVAVGDKVFKEAVLGFLAEPR from the coding sequence ATGCCGACCTTCAGCCATGACGGAATCGAATTCGCCTATCTCGACGAGGGGGAGGGCGAACCGATCGTGCTGGTGCATGGCTTCGGCTCGACCAAGGAGATCAACTGGGTCGGCCCGGGCTGGGTGTCGACGCTGACGCGTGCCGGAAGGCGGGTGATCGCGCTCGACAATCGCGGCCATGGCGCCTCCGCCAAGCTCTACCAGCCCGAACTCTACGATCCCTGGCTGATGGCGCGCGACGTGATCGGGCTGATCGACCATCTCGGCCTGAGCCGTGTCGACCTGATGGGCTACTCGATGGGCGGGCGCGTCAGCACCTGCGCGGCGCTGCTGGCGCCGGGGCGCGTGCGCAACCTCATCCTCGGCGGCATCGGCATCCATCTCGTCGAGGGGGCAGGGCTGCCGATCACCATCGCCGACGCGCTGCGCGCCCCGAGCCTCGACGATGTGAGCGACCCGATGGGGCGCATGTTCCGCGCCTTCGCCGACCAGACGAAGAGCGACCGCGAGGCGCTGGCGGCCTGCATCGTCGGCTCGCGCCGCACGCTGAGCCGCGAGGAGGTGGCACGCATCGCCGTGCCGACGCTCATCGCGGTGGGCACGCGCGACCCCATTGCCGGGCCGGCGCGCCCGCTGGCCGAGCTGATCCCCGGCGCGCGGGTGCTCGACATCCCCGACCGCGACCACATGGTGGCGGTGGGCGACAAGGTGTTCAAGGAAGCCGTGCTCGGCTTTCTTGCCGAGCCGCGCTGA
- a CDS encoding DUF4087 domain-containing protein, translating to MRNLLLTAAPILMLIAAAPAGAAENRCGWYVNPTPGNWYLSDSEGDWWMRSQGGMEAEGFDNAPDFDMKQYVKLQPNGYGYGCACLSVDTDKAERNITRIYSGKILPLSRCRNDKALQQPK from the coding sequence ATGCGCAACCTGCTGCTGACGGCCGCGCCCATCCTGATGCTCATCGCCGCCGCTCCCGCGGGCGCCGCCGAGAACCGCTGCGGCTGGTACGTCAACCCGACGCCCGGCAACTGGTACCTGTCGGACAGTGAGGGCGACTGGTGGATGCGCTCGCAGGGCGGCATGGAGGCCGAGGGCTTCGACAACGCCCCCGATTTCGACATGAAGCAATATGTGAAGCTCCAGCCCAACGGCTACGGCTATGGCTGCGCCTGCCTCAGCGTCGACACCGACAAGGCGGAGCGCAACATCACCCGGATCTATTCCGGCAAGATCCTGCCGCTGTCGCGCTGCCGGAACGACAAGGCGCTCCAGCAGCCGAAATAG
- a CDS encoding zinc-finger domain-containing protein, producing the protein MAGHVVPHFHNSAGVQSISIGARKFMCVGALPPYDHPHVFLDMGSDDEIICPYCSTLYKFDGHLHGTESIPPDSLYDTPVAA; encoded by the coding sequence ATGGCGGGCCACGTCGTTCCCCATTTCCACAATTCGGCGGGGGTGCAGAGCATCTCGATCGGCGCCAGGAAGTTCATGTGCGTCGGCGCCCTGCCGCCCTATGACCATCCGCATGTCTTCCTCGACATGGGTTCGGACGACGAGATCATCTGCCCCTACTGCTCGACGCTCTACAAGTTCGACGGGCATCTGCACGGCACCGAATCGATTCCGCCCGACAGCCTCTACGACACGCCCGTCGCCGCCTGA
- a CDS encoding FAD-dependent monooxygenase, translated as MAPRRIAIAGAGIGGLTAALALAQAGFEVALVERARELEEAGAGVQLAANATRCLRSLGVYERVAARAVVPRAFEVMDGRRGTRLTGAPMGETAEAAFGGPFIVIHRADLQAALLAAVRETPAITLTLGRTLTGFEATPDGVALHLAGAAEPLRAQALVGADGLRSAVRLALRPDARPSFRHRAAWRATVPASALPDRLAEPVTRLWLGPGAHLVSYPVQAGEAINLVAVTPDEREVHGWNEEGAPGDLLLHYRGWSTEAHALLAAPDRWLRWALFDLDPLPAWGEGPVTLLGDAAHAMPPFLAQGAAQAIEDAVVLADELSRDGDIPAALRRYEALRRPRTARVQRAARGMDRLYHLAGPARIARDLVMRARAGETVLERYRWIYGWRP; from the coding sequence GTGGCCCCTCGCCGCATCGCCATTGCCGGGGCCGGCATTGGCGGGCTCACCGCCGCGCTCGCGCTGGCGCAGGCCGGATTCGAGGTCGCGCTGGTCGAGCGTGCCCGCGAACTGGAGGAGGCCGGGGCCGGGGTCCAGCTTGCCGCCAACGCCACGCGCTGCCTGCGGTCGCTCGGCGTCTATGAGCGCGTCGCCGCGCGTGCGGTCGTCCCGCGCGCCTTCGAGGTGATGGACGGCCGGCGCGGCACCCGGCTCACCGGCGCACCAATGGGCGAGACCGCCGAGGCGGCGTTCGGCGGGCCGTTCATCGTCATCCACCGCGCCGATCTTCAGGCCGCCCTGCTGGCCGCCGTGCGCGAGACGCCGGCGATTACCCTCACGCTCGGACGGACACTCACCGGCTTCGAGGCCACGCCGGACGGTGTGGCGCTGCATCTCGCCGGAGCGGCCGAGCCACTGCGCGCGCAGGCGCTGGTCGGCGCCGACGGCCTGCGCTCGGCCGTCCGCCTCGCTTTGCGTCCCGACGCCCGCCCCTCCTTCCGTCACCGCGCCGCCTGGCGGGCCACTGTCCCGGCGAGCGCCCTGCCCGACCGCCTCGCCGAGCCGGTGACGCGGCTCTGGCTCGGCCCGGGCGCGCATCTGGTCTCCTATCCGGTGCAGGCCGGCGAGGCGATCAACCTCGTCGCCGTCACGCCGGACGAGCGCGAGGTGCATGGCTGGAACGAGGAAGGCGCGCCGGGCGACCTGCTCCTCCATTATCGCGGCTGGAGCACCGAGGCGCACGCCCTGCTCGCCGCGCCGGACCGCTGGCTGCGCTGGGCGCTGTTCGACCTCGACCCGCTCCCCGCCTGGGGCGAGGGCCCGGTGACATTGCTCGGCGACGCCGCCCACGCCATGCCGCCCTTCCTTGCGCAGGGCGCGGCGCAGGCCATCGAGGACGCCGTGGTGCTGGCGGACGAACTCTCCCGCGATGGCGACATCCCCGCCGCGCTGCGCCGCTACGAGGCGCTGCGCCGGCCGCGCACCGCCCGCGTGCAGCGCGCCGCGCGCGGCATGGATCGCCTCTATCATCTCGCCGGCCCGGCCCGGATCGCCCGCGATCTGGTCATGCGTGCCCGCGCCGGCGAGACGGTGCTGGAGCGCTACCGCTGGATCTATGGCTGGCGCCCCTGA